A window of Kribbella voronezhensis genomic DNA:
ACCCGCTGCAAGTGCTCACCCAGGCGGCGGACGGTGACGGCTGCGGCTACCGCGTCGCTGCGGGCGTTGCCGTGGCGGCCGTCGGCGCTGTACAGGCCTGGGTCGGTGGAGAGCGGGTGGTCGGTGAGGTGGACGTGGATGGTGTTCAGGCGGGCGGCCATCGACTGGGTGCGCTCGGCCAGCACGCTCATGCGGGTGCGGAGGCCGGGGCGGAGCCAGTCGACGACGGCGGGGGAGTAGCCGACGTTGAACATGCCGAGGGTGATGACGTCGGCGCCGGCCGACTGCAACGCGGCGACCATTGCGGTCAGCTCGGCGTCGACGGCGTCCGGGTTGTAGCGGGCGCTGAAGGCGTCGTTCCCGCCACCGACGACCAGGGCCAGATCCGGCTCGAAGGCGAGCGCTGGTTCCAGCTGTTGAGCGCGGATCTCGTGCGCCCGCAGCCCGCTCACACCCAGGTTCAAGTACTCCAGCGACGGCCCGGCTGACCGCAGCTCAAAAGCCAGCCGATCAGCCCACTGCAGGTCGCTGTAGCCGGGCACTGGCTCGCACAGCCCTTCGGCGACGCTGTCACCCAGTACTACGAATCGCCGCCACGGGTGACCGGTCAGCAGCTTCAAAGACTCGCCCTCGGCGAGGCAGTACTCGTCGGTGGCCTCGGTGGTCATGCCGCCTCCTCAGGCGTCGGCGCCTTGTAGTGCGCGAGCTCAACAGGTCGCCGCCACAGCCGGTACACGGGTACGAGCGTCACCAGCAGCAGGATCACCCCAGACGCCACCACAGCCGGCCGCAGCCCGACCACAGCGACTCCCCACCCAGCGAGCACCCCACCGATCGGGATGCCGATGAAGGCGATCGCCCCCGTCACCCCGAACACCCTGGTCTGCAGCGCAGCCGGCACCCGCTCGTACAGCGTCACGCCCATCACCGGGTTCACCGCTGCGTTCGCGACGCCACAACAGAAGCTCACGGTGACCACCAGCCACAGGTGATGCGACAGCCCGAGCGTGAACAGCCGGGGCGCTCCACCGACCGCAGCGCCGATCACGAACGACCCGTACTGCGGCAGGCGCGGCCCCAACACGGTGAAGATCACGTTGCCGAGCAGTGCACCAGCAGCGAACCCGCCGAAGAGCAGTCCGAGCGCTGCGGGCGACTTGAGCACCTGCTCGACCCAGAGCGGCACGAAGACCGCAGTACTGGCCTGGTTGAACACGTTGAGGAAGAAGATCATCACGATCATGCCGAGCAGCAACTGGTCCTTGCGGATGTATGCGAAGCCACCGCGCAGCGCCCGGAAGTAGGGCTCACGCTCGGGCACCGGCTCGCCGGAGGCAGCCGGTGGGAGCCGGACCAGCGAGCCGATCAGCGCGGCGCAGACCAGGAACGAGATCGCGTCCACGGTGATCGCTTTGTTCGGCCCGATCCAGCTGATCAGCAGACCACCGAGCGGCGCCCCGATCAGCGTGGCGGTCCGGGTGAACCCCTCGTACGAGGAGGTGACCCGGATCATCTTCACCCCGGCCGCGTCGGCCATCGGCTTGAGCATCACGTGCTTGACCCGGTCGCCGAGGCCGCGCAGCGCGCCCGCGACGGCGACCAGCAGGCACAACCCGATGAACGACGACCCGGGCGACAGCACGATCACGGCCATCGCGACCGCGCTGCCGAGGTCGGTGACGATCGACGTACGGCGTAACCCGAACCGGTCGGCCAGGGGAGCGGCGAGCACACCCGATACGACGTACGGGAGCATCTCCGCGCCGGCGACGAGGCCCATCTTCGCCGGGCTGCCGGTGGTGGTCAGCACCAGCCAGGGGATCGCCACCATCGACACGCGGTCGCCCAGGACAGACAGCACGTCCGCCGTGAACAGCGCTATCAACCCCGTCCTGCGACTCATGACCAGCTCGCGAAGGTGCTCGTGGTGCGGCTCATGACTGGGAGGCGTAGCTGGCTCGCAGGGCGACCTTGTCGACCTTGTGCGCGGACGTGAGCGGCAGCTCGTCCAGGAACTCGACAGTGCGCGGAGCCCACATCTCGTTGAACTCGTCGCGCACCAGCTTGCGCAGCTCCTGGTCGGTGACGACTGCACCCGGGTAGCGCACGACGTACGCGTGCGGCACCTCACCGAACGCCTCGTCCGGTACGCCGATCACAGCAGCGGCCTGCACTCCGGGCACGGACTGCAGCAGGTCCTCGATAGGCCTGCAGTACACGTTCCAGTTGCTCGCGCCCGTGACGATCGTGTCCTGCACCCGGTCCACGACGTACAG
This region includes:
- a CDS encoding MFS transporter, which produces MSRRTGLIALFTADVLSVLGDRVSMVAIPWLVLTTTGSPAKMGLVAGAEMLPYVVSGVLAAPLADRFGLRRTSIVTDLGSAVAMAVIVLSPGSSFIGLCLLVAVAGALRGLGDRVKHVMLKPMADAAGVKMIRVTSSYEGFTRTATLIGAPLGGLLISWIGPNKAITVDAISFLVCAALIGSLVRLPPAASGEPVPEREPYFRALRGGFAYIRKDQLLLGMIVMIFFLNVFNQASTAVFVPLWVEQVLKSPAALGLLFGGFAAGALLGNVIFTVLGPRLPQYGSFVIGAAVGGAPRLFTLGLSHHLWLVVTVSFCCGVANAAVNPVMGVTLYERVPAALQTRVFGVTGAIAFIGIPIGGVLAGWGVAVVGLRPAVVASGVILLLVTLVPVYRLWRRPVELAHYKAPTPEEAA
- a CDS encoding SGNH/GDSL hydrolase family protein, which encodes MTTEATDEYCLAEGESLKLLTGHPWRRFVVLGDSVAEGLCEPVPGYSDLQWADRLAFELRSAGPSLEYLNLGVSGLRAHEIRAQQLEPALAFEPDLALVVGGGNDAFSARYNPDAVDAELTAMVAALQSAGADVITLGMFNVGYSPAVVDWLRPGLRTRMSVLAERTQSMAARLNTIHVHLTDHPLSTDPGLYSADGRHGNARSDAVAAAVTVRRLGEHLQRV